The genomic DNA GATGACTTCTTTGACGTCCCCCGTCAGCCGCGCCATCAGCTCCTGCATGTGCAGATCATCCGGACCAATTCCGTCAAGCGGGGAGAGCCGCCCCCCCAGCACGTGAAACAGCCCGTTGAACCCCTCCACCTTCATCAGCACCGAAAGATCCGCGGCCTCTTCAACCACGCAGATTACATCCCGCTGCCGCCGGGCGTCGGTACATAGCGAACACGGGTCGGTCTCTGATATATTAAAACAGGTCGAGCAGAACCCCACCCGCTCCTTGACCTCCTGGATCGCCTCCGCCAGCTCCATCGCCTCTTCCTTCGACGATTTG from Candidatus Zixiibacteriota bacterium includes the following:
- the recR gene encoding recombination mediator RecR, whose product is MFESAGSVERLINRLARLPGIGRKTAARLAFHILKSSKEEAMELAEAIQEVKERVGFCSTCFNISETDPCSLCTDARRQRDVICVVEEAADLSVLMKVEGFNGLFHVLGGRLSPLDGIGPDDLHMQELMARLTGDVKEVIIATNPNVEGEATAAYLSRLIRPLGITVTRIARGLPVGSDLEYADAITLARALEGRQNY